A window of the Oncorhynchus masou masou isolate Uvic2021 chromosome 13, UVic_Omas_1.1, whole genome shotgun sequence genome harbors these coding sequences:
- the LOC135551988 gene encoding SNF-related serine/threonine-protein kinase-like yields MAGFKRGHDGKIAGLYDLDKTLGRGHFAVVKLARHVFTGEKVAVKVIDKSRLDPVARAHLFQEVRCMKLVQHPNVVRLYEVIDTQTKLYLILELGDGGDMYDCIMKHDGGLTEEVAKRYFAQIVHAISYCHQLHVVHRDLKPENVVFFEKQGLVKLTDFGFSNKFQPGENLATSCGSLAYSAPEILLGDEYDAPAVDIWSLGVILFMLVCGHPPFQEANDSETLTMIMDCKYTVASHISSACRDLIDCMLQRDPKRRATVELIQGHDWLQGVDPSPATKLTTPLVSYRSLSEEEHGSIIQRMALGGIADRDTVTEALESDQYNHITATYFLLAERILREKQERDQNNHTWSSPSHKAQFRQSWPTRVDVHQDMGDGLGGTLISHPGGPQSPARSAESLVHHGPRPKTSLLELNHRRLDNNTQPTHTLTHQADDTHTTNKALPPVGSNREHQDRGLRPPVKPHSIPLRLGSLASPTPSKPRSPSLFSLDEEEEDEDEEDSSPSVLPSQVVLRHNVASSSSSPSSVSNRLTSRKSAPVLNQIHEEEGEEEEVEKDDKEKEGMLEGKKCVFKPEQAFLSLHSGILTSSGVSSPATVTKVATVAMASPTSERRDDNDSVSQRRPDMDTTGPRQGRPSFSSGGGDRGRESPSADSTGAGLGSAKAASGLVESLKLMSLCLSSQFHSLTAGGGGVRGGSLDHQDQPVWRMCMGGSTGSLDKVSLLGGPSPGGTHHLQHHPLDHFADPQFEAPSSGTLRLSELDLAREHHQNLKNRVLQMPLSDKTMSVNIHRSPKEGLLCPPSPHSCCQVI; encoded by the exons ATGGCAGGGTTCAAGAGGGGTCACGATGGGAAGATCGCTGGGCTCTACGACCTGGACAAGACGTTGGGACGAGGACACTTTGCCGTGGTCAAACTAGCACGCCACGTCTTCACGGGAGAAAAG GTAGCTGTGAAGGTGATCGATAAGTCCAGACTGGACCCAGTAGCCAGAGCTCACCTGTtccaggaggtcaggtgtatgaAGCTGGTGCAACACCCCAACGTGGTGCGTCTGTATGAGGTCATCGACACGCAGACTAAGCTCTACCTAATCCTGGAGCTGGGTGATGGAGGGGACATGTACGACTGCATCATGAAGCACGACGGAGGACTCACAGAAGAG GTGGCGAAGCGTTACTTTGCCCAGATCGTCCATGCCATCTCCTACTGCCACCAGCTCCATGTGGTGCACCGTGACCTGAAGCCAGAGAACGTGGTGTTTTTTGAGAAGCAGGGCCTGGTCAAGCTCACTGATTTTGGCTTCAGCAACAAGTTTCAGCCAGGGGAGAACCTGGCCACCTCCTGTGGCTCTCTGGCCTACTCTGCTCCAGAGATACTGCTGGGAGATGAATATGACGCACCCGCTGTGG atatcTGGAGTCTGGGGGTGATTCTGTTCATGTTGGTGTGTGGCCATCCACCCTTTCAGGAGGCCAACGACAGTGAGACCCTCACCATGATCATGGACTGTAAATATACAGTAGCATCACACATCTCCTCAGCCTGCAGAGA tctgatTGACTGTATGCTGCAGAGAGACCCTAAGAGGCGGGCCACTGTGGAGCTGATCCAGGGCCATGATTGGCTGCAGGGAGTCGACCCCTCCCCTGCCACCAAGCTGACCACACCCCTGGTGTCGTACAGGAGCCTATCAGAGGAGGAGCACGGCAGTATCATCCAACGAATGGCACTAGGTGGCATCGCAGACAGGGACACAGTCACAGA aGCCTTGGAGTCTGACCAGTATAACCACATCACAGCTACATATTTCCTGCTGGCAGAGAGGATACtgagggagaaacaggagagagatcaGAACAACCACACATGGTCCAGCCCCAGCCACAAGGCCCAGTTCAG GCAGTCTTGGCCCACCAGAGTGGATGTGCACCAGGACATGGGGGACGGTTTGGGGGGTACCCTCATCTCCCACCCAGGGGGCCCCCAGTCTCCCGCCCGCAGTGCTGAGAGCCTGGTCCACCACGGACCCAGACCCAAAACATCCCTACTGGAACTCAACCACAGACGGTTGGACAATaacacacaacccacacacactctgacccaccaggctgatgacacacacactacaaacaaaGCACTCCCTCCTGTCGGTTCAAACAGAGAGCACCAGGACAGGGGCCTCCGGCCTCCAGTCAAgccccactccatccccctcaGGCTGGGCTCCCTggcctcccccaccccctctaaaCCACGGAGCCCTAGCCTCTTCAGCctagatgaggaggaggaagatgaggacgAGGAGGATTCGTCTCCCTCGGTTCTCCCTTCTCAGGTGGTTCTCCGGCATAATGTTGCCTCATCTtcatcctccccttcctctgtctctaaCCGACTGACTTCTCGTAAGAGTGCACCCGTCCTCAACCAGATAcacgaggaggaaggagaggaggaggaagtagagaagGATGACAAGGAGAAGGAAGGAATGCTAGAAGGAAAGAAGTGTGTGTTCAAGCCAGAACAAGCTTTCCTCAGCCTCCACAGTGGGATATTGACGTCGTCAGGTGTGTCGTCCCCAGCAACAGTTACCAAGGTGGCAACAGTTGCCATGGCGTCTCCCAcctcagagaggagagatgacaatGACTCTGTGAGCCAGCGGAGACCTGACATGGACACGACAGGACCAAGACAAGGAAGACCTAGCTTTTCCAGtggtgggggagacagaggaagagaaagccCCTCTGCTGATAGTACAGGGGCGGGACTAGGCTCGGCCAAAGCAGCCAGCGGATTGGTGGAGAGCTTGAAACTGATGAGCCTATGCCTGAGCTCCCAGTTCCACAGCCTGACAGCTGGGGGAGGAGGGGTAAGGGGGGGGAGCTTGGACCACCAGGACCAGCCAGTGTGGAGGATGTGTATGGGGGGCTCTACCGGCAGCCTGGATAAGGTCTCTCTCCTGGGGGGTCCGTCGCCCGGAGGGACCCACCACCTCCAGCACCACCCCCTTGACCACTTCGCTGACCCACAGTTCGAGGCCCCGTCCTCGGGCACACTGAGGCTGAGTGAGCTGGACCTGGCCAGGGAGCATCACCAGAACCTGAAGAACAGAGTGCTACAGATGCCTCTCAGTGATAAGACTATGTCAGTCAATATACACAGGAGCCCCAAAGAGGGTCTGCTCTGTCCCCCTTCACCGCACAGCTGCTGCCAAGTCATATAG